The segment tcagtttcacaatgcaattattgcgtactactggcacatgaaatataacgtttaagcacagagaacagactaccaggtaattgacaaaaagtgtgtaaaacgTTTTTATGttatctacgagtaatccttcaatagagcatccctcgagcagtaagtggcaaactaaatcttgatgtcgctgccatcgctgctgtgtaactccagcacaaagaaatattgataaaggtacatggatattttttttatgcgtttggcaaactatttctggagggcgctaccgacagattttacacacaaaaaatcgattactttctttgagcctgttaatctgttctctgtggtttaagtacgttatttttagtgttcaaaattaacgatattttcgatacaagggcgatatttttcgaaacctttcgaaccaacacgatcccgcgaatacaacgcatattcgcagtgagtcaggtaacacagtagttaccgacaagaagaatttaaatagaattgcggatgccaatttacgacagttatgcagtcaaaagactgataaacagcaacctgcagtgtAAAATGCCACGGATGCTAacaaacgactgatttactgcttatactaatttCATCACTTTgtttcactcgactgccagCAGTTTGAactgggcccgctgtcaaattttgcgcCCAGGACATGCGGTCGCTGACGTTcgctgcagctcgatatagagatgtcgatggggtggttagGACCGATTCAAAACTCAGGCGAGAATATGCCTTATTTTTAGTATagttaggctgtgaaccatttcgcgaaatttttaacttttagttaaaatctgacagttcgatggttatttctcctcgagtggttaaaattagTTCAGAAtacgaaccatttcatatttgacagattgttagttgtttcactcaatgagagcatatataaggtgaggataaaaaaatgtttctataacagcgaatttatttattcagtccaggttggaattggatgaatttttggtcttcatttgctcctatttgatagataaaatttatctcactTCATTTCGGgtttaataaacaaatttgttatatgttaaacatccatacattgatgaaaaaattcaaggaaaaatcagtgaaacacatcgaagctcttttcTCACCTGTGGCAtgtctcattggctctcagaattTGGTTAaaacctgagagagattcgcggataggaaaaaatcgtacgtcaaatgcagccagttcgaactgtcaaatgcagccagttgttATTATTGGTtagaaatggaaaagtattggtgACTCATACAAGTTTTCGCCTTGTAGTTCTTTAGGAAAACACAGATAAGAAATTaaattggtattattttttcgtTGGGAATtagctaaaaaacgtttgataaTATTTTACGCTAAGCATACTTTCGAATTTCTCACAAAAGTACTCATAACGTGTCATTTTACATGCAATTAACTATGCGCTTCCGATTTATCGTATGTTGcatacagtatttttgcaaaagctgatgtcccatAGACCAACTAGCACCAAAAAATGTTACTGCAAGACACGCACTTTTCACGTCCAATGTAGAGTTCACGCACGCGCTTGAACATTCAGCCCGAAAATGAACATAAAcataataataagaagaagaactgtcaaagaataagaaaaagaaaaccgtcttcgcgactctctctcaggttaaaactaaccatactctcgagcagggttattttcgaaaaaccattgtactgtcaaattttaaccaaaaagttaaaaatctcgcgaaatggttcacagccttatttactatccagctttttacgcgctataatggtggccgctataaattgtgttcgtaatatgcgaacaatctttttgacaattcTGCATcagagatgccaggtgattttttgaaaagtcttcacgaatcaaggaaaaatgtcttcatttgtctgctttcggctttccgcccatttaaattgcatggtgaagacatgtcttcacatgtcttcaagtgaagacatttcacttttttgtaacaaaaatgtcttcaaactgaagacatgtcttcacttctggcatctctgctctGCATACattataaagcattgcacgcagatgtcagcgcgtttttttcctcccagctttgacagtgttgtggggtttgttttgattacttattcgcaagactcagaagcaaaaaactgcaaaaaggacaaaaatatatgttgtacagaactgttatcattttcctgcttcggaaaggtcatgtatttccggtttccgcaaacaagtggtacgaattacaagtaataaacccactagcaataaaattaggttacaaagggaatcaagacaaaacacacaaaaacgtcaaaccagagttgaggttaggcaccgtgcaaaggtttatagcgcgtaaaaagctggataggaagcgtaaaaagatgttagccgcTTCTTTACCATTCAGTTTCATACGTCTTTCCACACCTCTACTACTTCACAAcgctcgttttttttgtttccgtgCAGTTTGGATTGTTGTCGAAAATATCTGGCAATACTGGTTTACGCAATCAATAATAAATTTTGTTGGTTGGTCCAAAAGCCCATCAGTAATCTTAAATAACTTTTAAGATTTTTAAATCGGTACGGTTTTTGATCTGGTTGGATATACCGAATAAAAGGTATCTTTGCAAGTGAGGAATATGCTACTCAGAAATAGGTTGTTGAATTATTTATTGTCAAGTgagtaaattttaattaacatATACAAAACATGTTATAATTGATACTTCGCTCGTTGCAGGCTTACCTTGTCGGCAATATAACCAACAAATAGCTACTCTCAAGCATTTTGCACCTCCAGTTGATTATAAAAGTGAGTACGTCAAAATTTGTATACAAACCAAGTCAACTTTAAAAATATTACAGATGTTGTAATACCGGATAGGCCGAAGCTTCGTTTTATGGACAAGGTACCAACACTGCCATCAAATCTAAAAGCCCCTAAATTGCAGAAAAAATTGAAGTTAATGCGAGGGCCCGAATTAGTTCACAATTCGTTGTTGCATAAGCAATATGGGATTGTGGCCACCGGAGGTGGTCGGTTACGATGGGGCCATTTTGAAATGATGCGTCTAGGCATTGGTCGTAAAATGGACACTAATAGAATGTTTGCCCTTTG is part of the Sabethes cyaneus chromosome 2, idSabCyanKW18_F2, whole genome shotgun sequence genome and harbors:
- the LOC128738301 gene encoding 39S ribosomal protein L16, mitochondrial codes for the protein MLLRNRLLNYLLSSLPCRQYNQQIATLKHFAPPVDYKNVVIPDRPKLRFMDKVPTLPSNLKAPKLQKKLKLMRGPELVHNSLLHKQYGIVATGGGRLRWGHFEMMRLGIGRKMDTNRMFALWRVEAPWQPITKKGQGQRMGGGKGAIDHYVTPVRSGRVIVEMAGKCEFAEVKPILEIVCHKLPFKAMVVSHDMLEEMKANEERLQKENLNPYTFKYIIQNNLGGCHKWLSPVDHKWFGKYL